One window of Jannaschia sp. CCS1 genomic DNA carries:
- a CDS encoding ABC transporter substrate-binding protein yields the protein MRLSILATVVTLALSGTAFADTITHAMGETDVPEAPQRIVMLTNEGTEALLSLGLTPVGAANSWTGDPWYTHITPQMDGVEPLGNETGINLELVAALEPDLILGNMQRHEEIYTQLSAIAPTVMSERLRGDWRVNYALYAEAVGMADEGAQILADYDARVAELSEALGDNLSEEVSVIRFLAAHIRIYQLDSFSGVILSNLGFARPAIQDVEDFAMRVGRESIPDMDGDRIFHFTYDNGNGEGEAAAEQALVDPLWQGLAAVQEGRVHSVSDEAWNTAGGILAARLMLDDIARIYGVE from the coding sequence ATGCGCCTGTCAATTCTTGCAACCGTCGTCACATTGGCCCTGTCTGGGACAGCTTTCGCCGACACGATCACCCACGCCATGGGCGAGACGGACGTGCCCGAGGCGCCCCAGCGGATCGTCATGCTGACCAATGAGGGGACGGAAGCGTTGCTGTCGCTTGGTCTGACCCCTGTCGGCGCAGCCAACAGCTGGACCGGCGATCCGTGGTACACCCATATCACGCCGCAGATGGACGGCGTGGAACCGCTCGGCAACGAGACAGGCATCAACCTGGAACTCGTCGCCGCACTTGAGCCGGACCTGATCCTCGGCAACATGCAGCGCCATGAAGAGATCTACACCCAACTCAGCGCCATTGCGCCCACTGTGATGTCGGAACGCCTGCGCGGCGATTGGCGCGTCAATTATGCACTTTATGCAGAGGCCGTGGGCATGGCCGATGAAGGCGCCCAGATCCTCGCGGATTACGACGCGCGGGTCGCCGAGTTGTCTGAGGCTTTGGGCGACAACCTGTCTGAGGAGGTTTCGGTGATCCGCTTTCTCGCCGCGCACATCCGTATCTACCAACTCGACAGTTTCTCTGGCGTGATCCTCAGCAACCTCGGCTTTGCCCGGCCCGCGATCCAGGACGTGGAAGACTTCGCCATGCGCGTTGGCCGTGAAAGCATCCCAGATATGGACGGGGACCGGATCTTCCACTTCACCTACGATAACGGCAACGGAGAAGGCGAAGCCGCCGCTGAGCAGGCGCTGGTCGATCCCCTTTGGCAGGGTCTGGCCGCCGTGCAGGAAGGCCGCGTCCATTCCGTCAGCGATGAGGCTTGGAACACCGCAGGCGGTATTCTTGCGGCGCGCCTGATGCTCGATGACATTGCACGCATCTATGGCGTCGAATAG
- a CDS encoding siderophore-interacting protein, producing MPNDLTPPKPTPQKRISCVLTVSRAWRVTPNMIRVTLTGPEIADIPASIAGGHCKILLPAAGQSPADLTRAMAEGPKPTTRTYTIRHARPEACEIDIDFVAHGDNGPASAWAARVQPGDILGFAGPGQPKLTDMTADYYLIAADMSALPVALAGLEALPKDAKGIAIFEVQSAEDRQHINAPAGIAQHWLIHAHPEEQSAQQTDLIQRLTLPDGRIKTLVAGETGVIRALRLHLRGERALPRADVYASGYWRIGLAEDQHQKVKNTEAAEDEAKLAG from the coding sequence ATGCCGAACGACCTGACGCCCCCAAAACCCACACCGCAAAAGCGCATCAGTTGCGTCCTGACCGTATCGCGGGCGTGGCGGGTGACCCCGAACATGATCCGCGTGACCCTGACCGGACCTGAGATCGCCGACATTCCCGCGTCAATCGCAGGCGGTCATTGCAAAATCCTGTTGCCCGCTGCGGGCCAAAGCCCTGCGGATTTGACGCGCGCCATGGCAGAAGGACCGAAGCCCACCACGCGGACCTATACGATCCGCCATGCGCGACCCGAGGCCTGTGAGATCGACATTGATTTCGTGGCCCACGGCGACAACGGCCCGGCTTCCGCCTGGGCGGCACGCGTACAGCCCGGCGACATACTGGGATTTGCCGGTCCGGGCCAGCCGAAATTGACGGACATGACCGCGGATTACTATCTGATTGCCGCCGATATGTCGGCCCTGCCGGTGGCTCTCGCAGGGTTGGAGGCCTTGCCGAAAGACGCCAAAGGCATCGCGATCTTCGAGGTGCAGAGCGCCGAGGACCGCCAACACATCAACGCACCCGCAGGCATCGCGCAGCACTGGCTGATCCATGCCCATCCTGAGGAGCAATCGGCGCAGCAGACGGATTTGATCCAACGGCTCACTCTGCCGGATGGGCGTATCAAAACACTCGTCGCCGGTGAAACTGGTGTGATCCGCGCGTTGCGGTTGCATCTGCGCGGCGAACGCGCACTGCCGCGAGCGGACGTCTACGCCTCGGGGTACTGGCGCATCGGCCTGGCGGAGGATCAGCATCAGAAGGTGAAAAATACCGAAGCCGCCGAGGATGAGGCGAAACTGGCGGGATAG
- a CDS encoding RbsD/FucU family protein: MLKGIDPRLNADVLHCLRAMGHGDTLVIADTNFPADSVARHTIYGELLRMENLTCGAAMEAILSVLPLDTFVDDFAARMEVVDSPDEIPDVQGEVQEQIDRAEGRPRPMVSVERFEFYDQARESYAVIQTGERRFYGCFILRKGVIGPDA, from the coding sequence ATGCTTAAAGGGATCGACCCGCGCCTGAACGCGGATGTGCTTCATTGCCTGCGCGCGATGGGCCATGGGGACACGCTGGTCATTGCGGACACGAATTTCCCCGCCGACAGCGTGGCGCGCCACACGATCTATGGCGAATTGCTGAGGATGGAGAACCTGACCTGCGGCGCGGCGATGGAGGCCATCTTGTCCGTCCTGCCGCTTGATACCTTCGTGGATGACTTTGCGGCCCGGATGGAGGTTGTGGACAGCCCCGACGAAATCCCTGACGTGCAGGGCGAGGTGCAGGAGCAGATCGACCGTGCCGAGGGGCGACCCCGCCCGATGGTCAGCGTCGAGCGGTTTGAGTTCTACGACCAGGCCCGCGAAAGCTATGCCGTCATTCAGACCGGTGAGCGCCGGTTTTACGGCTGCTTTATCCTGCGCAAAGGTGTGATCGGACCCGACGCATGA
- a CDS encoding ribokinase — protein MSHDVVILGVFVADTAYRADRQPKMGETILGKSFALGPGGKGSNQAVAAGMAGGDVGFITKLGKDPFADMALATWDKAGVTSLASQHADSYTGAAYIFIEEATGNNAIIVSPGIAATISVADIDAHANTVRTAKVFMTQLEQPLDAAEHALGLARAGGAITILNPAPAAELPDSMLALCDYVTPNETETEALTGIPVQTTADATRAAEALLARGVKAAIITLGENGCLFHDGQSAVHIPAISAGPVVETTGAGDAFNGGFAAALAEGMAPLEAIRLGTATAAISVTRAGTAPSMPARSEIDALLASG, from the coding sequence ATGAGCCATGATGTCGTCATTCTGGGCGTGTTCGTGGCCGACACCGCGTACCGTGCTGATCGCCAGCCAAAGATGGGTGAAACGATCCTGGGCAAGTCATTCGCGCTGGGGCCGGGCGGGAAAGGCTCCAACCAGGCGGTGGCTGCCGGAATGGCCGGTGGCGACGTCGGGTTCATCACGAAACTCGGGAAAGATCCGTTTGCCGACATGGCGCTTGCCACGTGGGACAAGGCCGGGGTGACCTCGCTCGCGTCCCAACATGCCGATAGCTACACCGGGGCGGCATATATCTTCATCGAAGAAGCCACGGGTAATAACGCCATCATCGTCAGCCCCGGCATTGCCGCCACGATCAGCGTTGCGGATATCGACGCCCATGCCAATACGGTCCGCACTGCCAAGGTTTTCATGACACAGCTTGAGCAACCCCTGGACGCCGCCGAACACGCATTGGGCCTGGCGCGCGCTGGCGGGGCCATCACCATTCTCAATCCCGCCCCCGCTGCTGAGCTGCCAGACAGCATGCTGGCCCTGTGCGATTACGTGACCCCGAATGAGACCGAGACCGAGGCGTTGACGGGCATTCCGGTGCAGACCACCGCCGATGCCACCCGCGCGGCGGAGGCGCTATTGGCCCGTGGCGTCAAGGCCGCGATCATCACCTTGGGCGAAAACGGCTGCCTTTTTCACGATGGTCAAAGCGCCGTGCATATTCCCGCGATCTCAGCGGGGCCGGTTGTGGAAACCACAGGTGCAGGCGATGCGTTCAACGGCGGGTTTGCCGCCGCGCTGGCCGAAGGTATGGCGCCACTTGAGGCGATCCGGTTGGGCACCGCCACTGCCGCGATTTCCGTCACCCGGGCAGGCACCGCCCCCTCCATGCCGGCCCGCTCAGAAATTGACGCTCTGCTTGCGTCGGGTTGA
- a CDS encoding FecCD family ABC transporter permease, with the protein MTAARISLPVALMALALVAAAMGSSFMPLDRIIAALFGQGSRPDTVILWTLRLPRVLMAILAGAGLGIAGVLLQRATRNPLASPGVLGVVDGAAIGVLVFLLVFSNEANALAVSVAWQPIAAIIGALIFAAFVAVLAYRDIARPMTLILYGIALAALANAVVVLLIIAGPVYRASQGLIWLAGSVQSAEWREVWILLAALIGAVPVLAALIRPLDQMHLDDHSARATGLSVNRVRVFALILSVLLTAAMVSIVGGVGFVGLIAPHAARLLFGNRAVWQLTGAALIGAGMVLGADLIVRVLFQPLEVPAGAVTALIGAPYFLFLLIRQGRAHA; encoded by the coding sequence ATGACGGCCGCGCGCATCAGTTTGCCCGTGGCGCTCATGGCGCTGGCGCTTGTGGCCGCCGCGATGGGAAGCTCCTTCATGCCGCTTGACCGGATCATCGCGGCGCTGTTCGGGCAGGGCAGCCGACCGGATACGGTGATCCTCTGGACCCTGCGCCTGCCGCGGGTTCTCATGGCGATATTGGCGGGCGCGGGCCTTGGGATTGCAGGAGTTCTGCTGCAACGCGCGACGCGCAACCCGCTGGCCTCCCCGGGCGTGTTGGGCGTGGTCGACGGTGCGGCTATCGGGGTGCTGGTGTTCCTGCTCGTGTTCTCGAACGAGGCCAACGCGCTGGCCGTCTCTGTCGCCTGGCAACCCATCGCGGCCATCATCGGTGCGTTGATCTTCGCGGCATTTGTGGCCGTATTGGCGTATCGGGACATCGCGCGGCCCATGACGCTGATCCTTTACGGGATCGCGCTGGCGGCGCTGGCCAACGCCGTCGTCGTCCTTCTGATTATCGCGGGACCGGTCTACCGGGCATCACAGGGGCTTATCTGGCTGGCAGGGTCCGTCCAAAGCGCGGAGTGGCGCGAAGTCTGGATATTGCTTGCAGCGCTGATCGGGGCCGTACCGGTGCTGGCCGCATTGATCCGCCCGCTGGACCAAATGCACCTGGATGATCACAGCGCCCGTGCGACGGGCCTCTCGGTCAACCGGGTGCGGGTCTTCGCGCTGATCCTGTCGGTTCTGCTGACGGCTGCCATGGTCTCCATCGTTGGTGGCGTCGGCTTTGTCGGGCTGATCGCACCGCACGCCGCGCGGCTGCTTTTCGGCAACCGGGCTGTGTGGCAGCTGACCGGGGCTGCACTGATCGGCGCGGGCATGGTCCTTGGCGCGGACCTCATCGTGCGGGTTCTGTTCCAGCCATTGGAGGTCCCCGCAGGCGCCGTAACGGCCCTGATCGGCGCACCGTATTTCCTTTTTCTCCTGATCCGACAAGGTCGCGCCCATGCTTGA
- a CDS encoding FecCD family ABC transporter permease — protein sequence MRAGNTILIAGAICLAVLSLHLGVRTYAPAEIWRALTSADADATAIIVRDLRVPRMVLAALIGAALALSGLMMQSVTRNPVAEPGLLGVNAGAAFAVVVLLTVQPGAGVWLVIGVAAMGAALAAALVFGLALSIGAAMSPVHLLLAGVTVAALLMAGVQVLIILNEQTLEELIFWLSGSFADRPIVGISVVAAGLGLGGGLCLFQAPALDALGADDATATGLGVDVPRLRLLLLGCAALLAGCAVALAGPIAFVGLVAPRLARLSGARGHAQLIPRAVLFGVLLALSADLIARFVLYPSEAPVSAVMALIGVPILIGLLRGTRMRLA from the coding sequence ATGCGGGCCGGAAATACAATCCTTATAGCAGGAGCGATCTGCCTAGCTGTCCTCAGCTTGCACCTGGGTGTCCGGACCTATGCCCCGGCGGAGATATGGCGCGCGTTAACAAGCGCGGACGCGGACGCGACCGCGATCATCGTCCGCGACCTCCGCGTGCCGCGCATGGTGCTGGCCGCCTTGATCGGTGCGGCCCTGGCCCTGTCAGGTCTGATGATGCAATCGGTGACGCGCAATCCAGTGGCGGAGCCCGGCCTTCTGGGCGTGAATGCAGGCGCGGCCTTTGCGGTCGTGGTTCTGCTGACCGTCCAACCGGGCGCGGGCGTATGGCTGGTCATAGGGGTTGCGGCGATGGGTGCGGCCCTCGCGGCTGCGTTGGTCTTTGGGCTCGCATTGTCCATCGGCGCTGCGATGTCGCCGGTGCATCTGCTGCTGGCGGGGGTCACGGTGGCCGCGTTGTTGATGGCGGGCGTACAGGTGTTGATCATCCTCAACGAGCAGACGTTGGAAGAGCTTATCTTCTGGCTCTCCGGCTCCTTCGCGGACAGGCCTATTGTGGGGATCTCGGTCGTGGCGGCTGGATTGGGTCTGGGCGGCGGTCTGTGCCTGTTCCAAGCCCCTGCATTGGACGCTTTGGGGGCCGATGATGCGACCGCCACAGGCCTGGGCGTCGATGTCCCCCGCCTGCGGCTGCTGCTTCTGGGATGTGCTGCTTTGCTTGCGGGCTGTGCCGTGGCCCTGGCCGGGCCGATCGCCTTTGTGGGCCTTGTTGCGCCGCGTCTGGCACGGTTGAGCGGTGCACGGGGCCACGCCCAGTTGATCCCCCGCGCGGTGCTGTTCGGCGTGCTCCTCGCCCTCTCCGCAGATCTGATCGCGCGCTTCGTCCTGTACCCGTCCGAGGCGCCCGTCAGCGCGGTGATGGCGCTGATCGGCGTTCCGATCCTGATCGGCCTGCTGCGCGGCACAAGGATGCGACTGGCATGA
- a CDS encoding ABC transporter ATP-binding protein has translation MLEPLITIDAGTIGYRDVPVFQNLTLTIPKGEVTALCGPNGCGKSTALKAMRGLLPLTAGQILMDAMPLAHWDAKALARAVAMLGQTPSAPEEMRVRDLVALGRYAHRRPFAGLTGCDHAAIEAAIRATDMHALADTALANLSGGQAQRAWLAMVLAQQSPVIFLDEPTNHLDITHALSTLSLVRTMARDAGKTVVIVLHDLNMAATFADRIVLFKDGKIAADGPVRAVLTAETVEAVFDVRCAVLQRPESDLPLIVPLFAKTIRD, from the coding sequence ATGCTTGAGCCGCTTATCACAATCGACGCGGGCACCATCGGCTATCGCGACGTGCCCGTGTTCCAGAACCTGACGCTCACCATCCCGAAAGGCGAGGTCACGGCCCTTTGCGGGCCAAACGGGTGCGGCAAGTCCACTGCGCTTAAAGCGATGCGGGGGCTGTTGCCATTGACGGCGGGGCAGATCCTGATGGATGCCATGCCCTTGGCACATTGGGACGCGAAGGCGCTGGCCCGTGCGGTCGCGATGTTGGGCCAGACGCCCTCGGCCCCCGAAGAGATGCGCGTGCGCGATCTGGTGGCCTTGGGGCGCTATGCTCACCGAAGACCCTTCGCTGGCCTTACCGGTTGCGACCACGCAGCCATCGAGGCGGCGATCCGCGCCACGGACATGCACGCGCTGGCCGATACGGCGCTGGCCAATCTGTCCGGCGGCCAGGCGCAAAGGGCTTGGCTGGCTATGGTTTTGGCTCAGCAATCCCCGGTGATTTTCCTGGATGAGCCGACGAACCACCTTGATATCACCCACGCTCTCTCCACCCTCTCGCTGGTGCGCACCATGGCACGGGACGCGGGCAAGACCGTGGTGATCGTGTTGCACGATCTGAACATGGCCGCGACCTTTGCCGACCGGATCGTGCTGTTTAAGGACGGGAAGATTGCGGCGGACGGCCCCGTCAGGGCGGTTCTGACTGCGGAGACGGTGGAGGCGGTCTTCGACGTCCGCTGCGCCGTGCTGCAAAGACCGGAAAGTGACTTACCTCTCATCGTGCCCCTGTTTGCGAAGACGATCCGCGACTAA
- a CDS encoding ABC transporter ATP-binding protein — MAEVSVKNLKKNYGAVEVIHGIDVDIADGDFVVLVGPSGCGKSTLLRMIAGLEEVTSGDILIGDRRVNNLSPNERDIAMVFQSYALYPHKTVEANMGFALKLRKMDKAEVKKRVADAAEILGLTPYLNRFPRALSGGQRQRVAMGRAIVRDPQVFLFDEPLSNLDAKLRVQMRTEIRELHLRLKTTTIYVTHDQIEAMTMADKIVVLNGGNVEQIGSPLDLYDRPDNRFVASFIGSPSMNLIDGMVTEVADGTATLALGEWTIAVPAQSGLVAGQKITLGVRPEHLSLSETGMPAKVRVVEPTGSEIHVVFQFQDQEVTAIFRDRHPLSPGDHVHLAPDMSHLHLFDGTTGARID, encoded by the coding sequence ATGGCCGAGGTTTCCGTCAAAAACCTGAAAAAGAACTACGGGGCCGTGGAAGTCATCCATGGCATCGACGTGGACATTGCGGATGGGGATTTCGTGGTACTGGTCGGCCCCTCAGGCTGCGGAAAATCCACGCTTCTGCGCATGATCGCCGGGCTGGAGGAGGTCACATCGGGTGATATTCTCATCGGGGATCGCAGGGTCAACAACCTGTCACCGAACGAGCGGGACATCGCGATGGTGTTCCAGTCCTACGCGCTTTATCCGCACAAAACGGTCGAAGCAAATATGGGATTTGCGCTGAAACTGCGCAAAATGGACAAGGCCGAGGTCAAGAAGCGCGTCGCGGACGCCGCTGAGATCCTGGGCCTTACGCCTTACCTGAACCGGTTCCCCCGCGCGTTGTCCGGTGGCCAACGGCAGCGCGTTGCCATGGGCCGGGCCATTGTGCGGGACCCGCAGGTGTTTCTGTTTGATGAGCCGCTGTCGAACCTCGACGCCAAGCTGCGCGTGCAGATGCGCACCGAAATCCGCGAGCTGCACCTGCGCCTCAAGACCACAACAATCTACGTCACCCATGACCAGATCGAGGCGATGACAATGGCCGACAAGATCGTGGTTCTGAACGGTGGCAATGTGGAGCAGATCGGCAGCCCGCTGGACTTGTATGACCGGCCCGACAATCGATTTGTCGCGAGTTTCATCGGATCGCCATCAATGAACCTGATCGACGGGATGGTGACGGAGGTTGCGGATGGGACCGCGACCCTGGCCTTGGGTGAGTGGACAATCGCGGTTCCGGCGCAGTCCGGTCTTGTCGCGGGGCAGAAGATCACGCTTGGGGTCCGGCCAGAACACCTCAGCCTGTCGGAGACTGGTATGCCCGCCAAAGTGCGCGTCGTTGAGCCCACGGGATCGGAAATCCACGTCGTATTCCAGTTTCAGGATCAGGAAGTGACCGCGATCTTCCGCGATCGCCATCCTTTGTCGCCCGGCGATCATGTGCATCTGGCACCGGACATGTCGCATCTGCATTTGTTCGATGGCACCACGGGCGCGCGGATCGATTGA